A genome region from Schistocerca nitens isolate TAMUIC-IGC-003100 chromosome 4, iqSchNite1.1, whole genome shotgun sequence includes the following:
- the LOC126253534 gene encoding uncharacterized protein LOC126253534, whose amino-acid sequence MFLKPRSSLFYRMGHPWTQFAHGEELSIKGDRISVSPTDRATQLVYSVDQISLRKSVVFWRNSSRPVVARVVQMSPRTLLVVLSLVLLAHQPCDGGIILDKISSFVNKFVPLQRTTTTALPPTASTSSERAAAAGSHGAGDNGTTAAPLSGPQLAVDNSTLSVTSLPDDVTTASSNSSQSKGFIIAPNLVKCGSGFRTGHNGRCHRIV is encoded by the exons ATGTTCCTGAAACCTCGCTCCAGTCTCTTCTATCGCATGGGGCACCCTTGGACTCAGTTTGCGCACGGAGAGGAACTCTCAATAAAAGGTGACCGGATCTCTGTTTCGCCAACAGACCGAGCAACGCAACTCGTGTACTCAGTCGACCAGATCTCGCTGAGGAAGAGCGTAGTTTTCTGGAGAAATTCTTCTCGTCCG GTTGTTGCCAGAGTGGTACAAATGTCCCCCCGGACGTTGCTCGTTGTCCTCTCGCTGGTTCTCCTGGCACACCAGCCTTGCGATGGCGGCATTATCCTAGACAAGATCAGCAGCTTCGTCAACAAGTTCGTGCCGCTCCAGCGAACAACGACCACGGCGCTGCCTCCGACTGCGTCCACGTCATCAGAGAGAGCTGCTGCAGCAGGCAGCCACGGCGCCGGCGACAACGGGACGACTGCAGCGCCGCTCTCTGGCCCACAGCTAGCAGTGGATAACTCGACGCTGTCCGTGACGTCACTGCCAGATGATGTAACCACGGCCAGCTCGAATAGTTCACAGTCCAAAGGTTTCATCATCGCCCCTAACCTAGTCAAATGCGGATCCGGTTTTAGAACGGGACACAATGGCCGGTGCCACAGGATTGTGTGA